From Streptomyces cyaneogriseus subsp. noncyanogenus, the proteins below share one genomic window:
- a CDS encoding extracellular solute-binding protein produces MPYTKRRRLVTSAVAVALGATALAACGSDDSEARSGPVSLTYWTWTPGMDKVVDLWNKGPGKKEQITVTAKKQASGDTLVTKILTAHKAGKAPDLVQAEYQALPTLVSNDALADIADEAGDVKGKFADGVWQQTTLGTDAVYAVPQDIAPLMFYYREDLFEKYGLDVPQTWEEFAETARKLKKAAPDKDLTTFSANDAGLFAGLAQQAGGRWWTTSGQKWKVGIDDAATKKVAGFWGGLVEEGTVDNQPMYTPAWNKALNTGKQIAWISAVWAPGTLTTAAPDTKGKWAMAPLPQWSADENRTGSWGGSSTAVTTDSAHKEAAAKFATWLNTDADALSALAKEGGIYPASTSAQLSGAFADPPEYFSNQPDFYAKAAEIAETTVPSAWGPNVNVAYTSFKDAFGAAAKNKSDFTAALETMQDDTVADLEKQGFEVAP; encoded by the coding sequence ATGCCGTACACGAAGCGCCGCCGCCTCGTGACATCCGCCGTCGCCGTCGCGCTCGGCGCCACCGCCCTCGCCGCCTGCGGCTCCGACGACAGCGAGGCCCGGTCGGGGCCGGTCTCGCTGACGTACTGGACCTGGACGCCCGGCATGGACAAGGTCGTCGACCTGTGGAACAAGGGGCCGGGCAAGAAGGAACAGATCACCGTCACGGCGAAGAAGCAGGCGTCCGGCGACACACTGGTCACCAAGATCCTCACCGCGCACAAGGCGGGCAAGGCGCCCGACCTGGTCCAGGCCGAGTACCAGGCCCTGCCGACCCTGGTCAGCAATGACGCGCTCGCCGACATCGCGGACGAGGCCGGCGACGTGAAGGGCAAGTTCGCCGACGGCGTCTGGCAGCAGACCACGCTGGGCACCGACGCCGTGTACGCGGTGCCGCAGGACATCGCGCCGCTGATGTTCTACTACCGCGAGGACCTGTTCGAGAAGTACGGCCTGGACGTCCCGCAGACGTGGGAGGAGTTCGCCGAGACCGCGCGCAAGCTGAAGAAGGCGGCGCCGGACAAGGACCTCACCACCTTCTCCGCCAACGACGCCGGCCTCTTCGCGGGCCTGGCCCAGCAGGCCGGCGGCCGGTGGTGGACCACCTCGGGCCAGAAGTGGAAGGTCGGCATCGACGACGCCGCCACGAAGAAGGTCGCCGGGTTCTGGGGCGGTCTCGTCGAGGAGGGCACCGTCGACAACCAGCCGATGTACACCCCGGCCTGGAACAAGGCGCTCAACACCGGCAAGCAGATCGCCTGGATCAGCGCCGTCTGGGCGCCGGGCACGCTGACCACGGCCGCGCCCGACACCAAGGGCAAGTGGGCCATGGCCCCGCTCCCCCAGTGGTCCGCCGACGAGAACCGCACCGGAAGCTGGGGCGGCTCCTCCACCGCCGTCACCACGGACTCCGCGCACAAGGAGGCCGCCGCGAAGTTCGCCACCTGGCTGAACACCGACGCCGACGCCCTGAGCGCGCTGGCCAAGGAGGGCGGCATCTACCCGGCGTCCACCTCCGCCCAGCTCAGCGGCGCCTTCGCCGATCCGCCGGAGTACTTCTCCAACCAGCCGGACTTCTACGCCAAGGCCGCCGAGATCGCGGAGACCACCGTGCCGTCCGCCTGGGGCCCGAACGTCAACGTCGCCTACACCTCCTTCAAGGACGCCTTCGGCGCCGCCGCCAAGAACAAGTCGGACTTCACCGCGGCCCTGGAGACGATGCAGGACGACACGGTCGCCGATCTGGAGAAGCAGGGCTTCGAGGTCGCTCCGTGA
- a CDS encoding carbohydrate ABC transporter permease, translating to MTSATTRRRPYGAGTAPYAHPSPATARKGTLRAPYLFVLPAALLFLLFFALPIGYALWLSFRKVKVSGLGLGAGARTEVWAGLENYTDALSDSELLNGALRVLGYGCVVVPVMLGLALLFALMLDAEKVRFTPVTRLAIFLPYAIPGVVAALLWGFLYLPDVSPFYFVLDRLGLPQPDLLDGGPLYLALSNIAVWGGTGFNMIVIYTALRAIPAEVYEAAKLDGATPLQIALRIKIPMVAPSLVLTFFFSIIATLQVFSEPTTLKPLTNSVSTTWSPLMKVYQDAFGKGDIHAAAAQATLIALVTLVLSFGFLRAANRRNTQEAAR from the coding sequence GTGACCAGCGCCACCACACGCCGGAGGCCGTACGGGGCCGGGACCGCCCCGTACGCCCATCCGTCACCCGCCACCGCCCGCAAGGGAACCCTGCGGGCCCCCTACCTCTTCGTCCTGCCCGCGGCCCTGCTGTTCCTCCTCTTCTTCGCCCTGCCCATCGGCTACGCGCTCTGGCTGAGCTTCCGCAAGGTGAAGGTCTCCGGCCTCGGGCTGGGCGCCGGGGCCCGCACGGAGGTGTGGGCCGGGCTGGAGAACTACACCGACGCCCTCTCCGACAGCGAACTGCTGAACGGGGCGCTGCGCGTCCTCGGCTACGGCTGCGTCGTCGTGCCGGTGATGCTGGGCCTCGCCCTGCTGTTCGCGCTGATGCTGGACGCGGAGAAGGTGCGGTTCACCCCGGTCACCCGGCTGGCGATCTTCCTGCCGTACGCCATTCCCGGCGTCGTCGCGGCGCTGCTGTGGGGCTTCCTGTACCTGCCCGACGTGAGCCCGTTCTACTTCGTCCTCGACAGGCTGGGCCTGCCGCAGCCGGACCTGCTCGACGGCGGTCCGCTCTATCTCGCCCTGTCGAACATCGCGGTGTGGGGCGGCACCGGCTTCAACATGATCGTCATCTACACCGCGCTGCGGGCCATCCCGGCGGAGGTGTACGAGGCGGCGAAGCTGGACGGGGCCACCCCGCTCCAGATCGCGCTGCGGATCAAGATCCCGATGGTGGCGCCCTCCCTGGTGCTCACCTTCTTCTTCTCGATCATCGCCACGCTCCAGGTGTTCAGCGAGCCGACCACCCTCAAACCCCTCACCAACTCCGTGTCCACCACCTGGAGTCCGCTGATGAAGGTGTACCAGGACGCCTTCGGCAAGGGCGACATCCACGCGGCCGCCGCCCAGGCGACCCTCATCGCCCTGGTCACGCTGGTGCTGTCCTTCGGCTTCCTGCGGGCCGCCAACCGCCGCAACACGCAGGAGGCAGCACGATGA
- a CDS encoding carbohydrate ABC transporter permease, with translation MSTYAVREAAPAAGTTPGTAQGPPRRRRIALVPTVTLLLGAVYCLLPVAWVVIAATKSGRELFSTFTFLPGTGFAGNLADLNAYRDGVYWQWMGNSALYAVLGALLSTAVSALAGYALAVYRFRGREALFNVLLAGVLMPPVILAVPQYLLLAQADLTDSRLAVLLPQILSPYGVYLARIYATAAVPADVVEAGRMDGAGEWRIFTRIALPMMLPGLVTVFLFQFVAVWNNFLLPYIMLSDDEKFPITLGLHTLLEQGANTPAMYTLVITGAFLAVLPLVALFLVVQRFWSLDLLSGAVKS, from the coding sequence ATGAGCACTTACGCCGTCCGCGAGGCGGCGCCGGCGGCGGGCACGACCCCCGGCACCGCCCAGGGCCCGCCGCGCCGCCGCCGGATCGCGCTCGTCCCGACGGTCACGCTGCTGCTCGGCGCCGTCTACTGCCTGCTGCCGGTCGCCTGGGTGGTCATCGCCGCCACCAAGTCCGGCCGGGAGCTGTTCTCCACCTTCACCTTCCTGCCGGGGACCGGGTTCGCCGGCAACCTCGCCGACCTGAACGCCTACCGCGACGGCGTGTACTGGCAGTGGATGGGCAACTCCGCCCTCTACGCGGTCCTGGGCGCCCTGCTCTCCACGGCCGTGTCCGCGCTCGCCGGATACGCCCTCGCCGTCTACCGCTTCCGCGGCCGGGAGGCGCTGTTCAACGTGCTGCTGGCGGGGGTGCTGATGCCGCCGGTGATCCTCGCCGTCCCGCAGTACCTGCTGCTGGCCCAGGCGGACCTGACGGACTCCCGCCTGGCCGTGCTCCTGCCGCAGATCCTCTCCCCGTACGGCGTGTACCTGGCGCGGATCTACGCCACGGCGGCCGTGCCCGCCGACGTGGTGGAGGCCGGGCGGATGGACGGCGCGGGCGAGTGGCGGATCTTCACCCGGATCGCCCTGCCGATGATGCTGCCGGGCCTGGTGACGGTGTTCCTCTTCCAGTTCGTCGCCGTGTGGAACAACTTCCTGCTGCCGTACATCATGCTCAGCGACGACGAGAAGTTCCCGATCACGCTGGGCCTGCACACACTGCTGGAGCAGGGCGCCAACACCCCCGCCATGTACACGCTGGTGATCACCGGCGCGTTCCTCGCGGTGCTGCCGCTGGTCGCGCTCTTCCTGGTCGTCCAGCGGTTCTGGAGCCTCGACCTGCTCTCCGGGGCCGTAAAGTCATGA
- a CDS encoding LacI family DNA-binding transcriptional regulator: MTMSNTGGRRRPPTIHDVARVAGVSRGTVSRVLNGGHYVSPAAQEAVNAAIRKTGYVVNRHARSLITGRSDSVGFLLTEPQERFFEDPNFNVLLRGCTQALAAHDVPLLLMLAGTDDERRRITRYITAGHVDGVLLVSSHSGDPVAEELRAAGVPLVACGKPIGLGSKVSYVAADDRDGARDMVRHLLALGRRRIGMVTGPLDTPGGVERLAGYKEVLAGARVPLDEDLIVSGDYSRASGEAGAERLLAQAPDVDAVFVASDLMAQGVLTALQRAGRRVPEDVAVGGFDDSPAAVAASPELTTIRQPWDRISAEMVRVLLAQIGGEDPAAVILPTELVVRQST, encoded by the coding sequence ATGACCATGAGCAACACGGGGGGCCGGCGCAGACCGCCGACGATCCATGACGTGGCCCGCGTGGCGGGGGTCTCGCGGGGCACCGTCTCGCGGGTGCTCAACGGCGGGCACTACGTCAGCCCGGCCGCGCAGGAGGCCGTCAACGCCGCCATCCGCAAGACGGGTTACGTCGTCAACCGGCACGCCCGCTCGCTGATCACGGGCCGGTCGGACTCGGTCGGCTTCCTGCTGACCGAGCCGCAGGAGCGGTTCTTCGAGGACCCCAACTTCAACGTCCTGCTGCGCGGCTGCACCCAGGCGCTGGCCGCGCACGACGTCCCGCTGCTGCTGATGCTGGCCGGGACGGACGACGAACGGCGGCGCATCACCCGGTACATCACCGCCGGGCACGTCGACGGGGTGCTGCTGGTCTCCAGCCACTCCGGCGACCCCGTCGCCGAGGAGCTGCGGGCGGCGGGCGTGCCGCTGGTGGCGTGCGGCAAGCCGATCGGGCTGGGCTCCAAGGTGAGCTATGTGGCGGCCGACGACCGGGACGGCGCCCGCGACATGGTGCGGCACCTGCTCGCGCTCGGACGGCGGCGGATCGGCATGGTCACCGGTCCGCTGGACACCCCGGGCGGGGTGGAGCGCCTCGCCGGTTACAAGGAGGTCCTCGCCGGGGCGAGGGTCCCCCTCGACGAGGATCTCATCGTCTCCGGCGACTACAGCAGGGCCAGCGGCGAGGCGGGTGCCGAGCGGCTGCTGGCCCAGGCGCCGGACGTGGACGCCGTGTTCGTGGCCTCCGACCTGATGGCGCAGGGCGTGCTGACGGCGTTGCAGCGGGCCGGGCGCCGGGTCCCGGAGGACGTCGCGGTCGGCGGCTTCGACGACTCGCCCGCCGCGGTCGCCGCCAGCCCCGAGCTGACCACCATCCGGCAGCCCTGGGACCGCATCAGCGCCGAGATGGTGCGGGTGCTGCTCGCCCAGATCGGCGGGGAGGACCCGGCGGCGGTGATCCTGCCGACGGAGCTGGTCGTGCGGCAGTCCACCTGA
- a CDS encoding methyltransferase domain-containing protein yields MTKISENGPAARLDAADRLPGARELRALSYDLLGGAESVVDVGCGAGRAVAELAERGVAAVGVDRDEGMIALARSRWPHADFRTGDACRLPLPGHAAGGYRAERVFHELPDPAGALAEARRVLVPGGRAVLVGQDWDTLVVDSDDPALTRTLVHARADTVTAPRAARAHRALLLDAGFRDVTVDVRTLVLTGPQALPVLGSLARAASAAGAVDRERADGWLAEQRARAAADRLFAAVPMFVAAGTAPPA; encoded by the coding sequence ATGACCAAGATTTCCGAGAACGGACCGGCCGCCCGGCTCGACGCCGCCGACCGTCTGCCGGGCGCCCGGGAACTGCGCGCCCTCTCCTACGACTTGCTGGGCGGCGCCGAGTCCGTCGTGGACGTCGGCTGCGGCGCCGGACGCGCCGTCGCCGAGCTGGCCGAGCGGGGCGTCGCGGCCGTGGGCGTCGACCGGGACGAAGGGATGATCGCCCTCGCCCGGTCGCGGTGGCCGCACGCCGACTTCCGCACGGGGGACGCCTGCCGGCTCCCGCTGCCCGGCCACGCGGCGGGCGGCTACCGCGCCGAGCGGGTCTTCCACGAGCTGCCCGACCCCGCCGGGGCCCTGGCGGAGGCCCGCCGGGTACTGGTCCCGGGCGGGCGCGCCGTGCTCGTCGGCCAGGACTGGGACACCCTGGTCGTCGACTCCGACGACCCCGCTCTCACCCGTACGCTCGTGCACGCCCGCGCCGACACGGTCACCGCGCCCCGCGCCGCCCGCGCCCACCGGGCCCTGCTCCTGGACGCCGGTTTCCGGGACGTGACGGTCGACGTCCGTACGCTGGTCCTCACCGGCCCGCAGGCGCTGCCGGTGCTCGGCTCCCTGGCCCGGGCCGCCTCGGCCGCCGGCGCCGTGGACCGGGAGCGCGCCGACGGCTGGCTGGCCGAGCAGCGCGCCCGCGCCGCAGCGGACCGGCTCTTCGCCGCCGTCCCGATGTTCGTGGCGGCGGGCACCGCGCCGCCCGCGTAA
- a CDS encoding MerR family transcriptional regulator, whose product MKSTEQPGSSGAPLGIGAFAARFGLAPHALRHWESVGLLSPARDPAGRRRYGDADAVRVAVVLRGKAAGLSLNTLRALLGAGGARARRALLRGEAETLRHRIAAARTALALVECALECGHDELAACPHFRDALAGPRDAAVHATDSLHTH is encoded by the coding sequence ATGAAGTCAACCGAGCAGCCCGGCTCGTCGGGCGCGCCCCTGGGCATCGGGGCCTTCGCGGCCCGCTTCGGACTGGCCCCGCACGCGCTGCGGCACTGGGAGTCGGTCGGCCTGCTGTCCCCGGCGCGGGACCCCGCGGGGCGGCGGCGCTACGGCGACGCCGATGCGGTGCGGGTGGCGGTCGTCCTGCGCGGGAAGGCGGCCGGGCTGTCCCTGAACACCCTGCGCGCCCTGCTGGGAGCCGGTGGCGCTCGGGCGCGCCGGGCGCTGCTGCGCGGGGAGGCCGAAACCCTGCGGCACCGGATCGCCGCCGCCCGGACCGCGCTGGCGCTGGTCGAGTGCGCGCTGGAGTGCGGGCACGACGAGCTCGCCGCCTGCCCGCACTTCCGTGACGCGCTCGCCGGTCCACGGGACGCGGCCGTCCACGCGACCGATTCCTTGCATACGCACTAG
- a CDS encoding MarR family winged helix-turn-helix transcriptional regulator, with product MAAKTAGTGLEERWREILTVHARTMCEIDRALHPHGLGASDFEVLDILASAAPREGDQCRVQNLVGQVHLSQSALSRLIARLEKDGLVERSICAEDRRGVWVALTHRGRALHAEVLPLQRAVLERMLGDRDTPGAV from the coding sequence ATGGCAGCCAAGACGGCCGGTACGGGGCTCGAGGAACGGTGGCGGGAGATCCTCACGGTGCACGCCCGCACGATGTGCGAGATCGACCGCGCACTGCACCCGCACGGTCTGGGCGCGAGCGATTTCGAAGTGCTCGACATCCTCGCCTCCGCCGCCCCCCGGGAGGGCGACCAGTGCCGGGTGCAGAATCTGGTCGGACAGGTCCACCTCAGCCAGAGCGCGCTGTCCCGGCTGATCGCCCGGCTGGAGAAGGACGGCCTGGTGGAGCGGTCCATCTGCGCCGAGGACCGGCGTGGCGTGTGGGTCGCCCTGACCCACCGGGGCCGTGCACTGCACGCCGAGGTGCTCCCCCTGCAACGCGCCGTGCTGGAGCGCATGCTGGGCGACCGGGACACGCCCGGAGCGGTCTGA
- a CDS encoding purine-cytosine permease family protein, with protein MASTIPDPCPGTGAARPEGPPAPDRAVRVEAHGIDHIPEEERHGHPRRLFSVWAAANVNYLSLVIGGALVLMGLTLWQALAVIVVGNLFWVLTGLLSVSGPAAGAPSEVITRAMYGVRGNRVNNAVVGWMISVCYFALNLAAAATAAFSLAEMTGLTAGTGVKTAVVVVIAVLTLAIGVYGHGMIMKLYLPITLVLTAAFAVVALGVLTHADFAYTPAEPLTGTGLWTALLAGVTLVGAGPLSYTTSADFSRYLPRTTSAKAIVGWTALGGFVPSVVVCSLGALAATAVDMTDPQAGLQPILPGWFHPVFLLALVLGTIAINALTAYSAGLALQAVGIRIRRSLSVIADGVAAVSLTLYGLLVSDFLDTVSNVLQLTVVLLGPAMAVYATDIALRRNRYDGPALMDETPGSPFWYTAGVSGAGALALTGGVSAAALCVNTLYTGPVAGALGGLDLSLPVGMAVASALYALLARVERAH; from the coding sequence ATGGCGTCCACGATTCCCGACCCGTGTCCCGGCACCGGCGCCGCCCGCCCGGAGGGGCCGCCCGCACCGGACCGGGCGGTCCGCGTCGAGGCGCACGGCATCGACCACATCCCCGAAGAGGAACGCCACGGCCACCCGCGGCGGCTCTTCTCCGTCTGGGCGGCGGCGAACGTCAACTACCTCAGCCTCGTCATAGGCGGCGCCCTGGTCCTCATGGGCCTGACGCTCTGGCAGGCCCTCGCCGTGATCGTGGTGGGGAACCTGTTCTGGGTGCTCACGGGGCTGCTCTCGGTCTCCGGCCCGGCCGCGGGCGCCCCGAGCGAAGTGATCACACGCGCGATGTACGGAGTCCGCGGCAACCGCGTCAACAACGCGGTCGTCGGCTGGATGATCTCCGTCTGCTACTTCGCCCTCAACCTGGCCGCCGCGGCGACCGCCGCCTTCTCACTGGCCGAGATGACCGGCCTCACGGCGGGCACCGGCGTCAAGACCGCCGTGGTGGTGGTCATCGCCGTCCTCACCCTCGCCATCGGCGTCTACGGCCACGGCATGATCATGAAGCTGTACCTGCCGATCACCCTGGTCCTCACCGCCGCCTTCGCCGTCGTCGCGCTCGGGGTGCTCACCCACGCCGACTTCGCCTACACGCCGGCCGAGCCGCTCACCGGCACCGGCCTGTGGACGGCCCTCCTCGCCGGTGTCACCCTCGTGGGCGCCGGGCCGCTGTCGTACACCACCAGCGCGGACTTCTCCCGCTACCTGCCGCGCACCACGTCCGCGAAGGCGATCGTCGGCTGGACCGCCCTGGGCGGTTTCGTGCCCAGCGTCGTCGTGTGCTCCCTGGGGGCCCTCGCCGCGACCGCCGTCGACATGACCGACCCCCAGGCCGGGCTCCAGCCGATCCTGCCGGGCTGGTTCCACCCGGTGTTCCTGCTCGCCCTGGTCCTCGGCACCATCGCCATCAACGCCCTGACCGCCTACAGCGCGGGGCTCGCCCTCCAGGCCGTCGGCATCCGCATCCGCCGTTCCCTCAGCGTGATCGCCGACGGTGTCGCCGCCGTCTCCCTCACCCTGTACGGGCTCCTCGTCTCCGACTTCCTCGACACCGTCAGCAATGTCCTCCAGCTGACCGTCGTCCTCCTCGGACCCGCCATGGCCGTGTACGCCACGGACATCGCCCTGCGCCGCAACCGCTACGACGGGCCCGCTCTGATGGACGAGACCCCCGGCAGCCCCTTCTGGTACACCGCGGGCGTCAGCGGGGCGGGCGCCCTGGCCCTCACCGGAGGCGTGAGCGCGGCGGCCCTGTGCGTCAATACGCTCTACACCGGTCCGGTCGCCGGGGCCCTGGGCGGCCTGGACCTCTCCCTCCCCGTGGGCATGGCCGTCGCCTCGGCGCTCTACGCGCTCCTCGCGCGCGTGGAACGGGCCCACTGA
- a CDS encoding TetR family transcriptional regulator C-terminal domain-containing protein translates to MPSSVPNKRIRKSPAARRAEIVATAAVVALAEGLECITLRRIADELGVRPGLISHYFPAVEDLVAEAFGHAAAAELDELLPADRGATTPTRHLARFLALTSGEAYDDISRLWLNARHLSRYRPALRERVAVQEASWRDRLVGLVRDGVACGEFRTGDPMLAAIRILVVLDGIGMLVNSADTADDPPEVRLMPATTAEGELGLPPGTLTAAAPK, encoded by the coding sequence ATGCCGTCAAGCGTCCCGAACAAGCGAATCCGTAAGTCGCCAGCCGCCAGACGTGCGGAAATCGTTGCGACCGCCGCTGTCGTGGCGTTGGCTGAAGGACTGGAGTGCATCACGCTGCGGCGGATCGCCGACGAGCTCGGCGTCCGGCCGGGACTGATCAGCCACTACTTCCCGGCGGTGGAGGACCTGGTGGCCGAGGCGTTCGGCCACGCCGCCGCGGCCGAGCTCGACGAACTCCTCCCGGCCGACCGGGGCGCGACCACGCCGACCCGGCATCTGGCCCGGTTCCTGGCCCTGACGTCCGGCGAGGCGTACGACGACATCAGCCGGCTGTGGCTCAACGCCCGGCACCTCAGCCGCTACCGGCCCGCCCTGCGCGAGCGGGTCGCCGTGCAGGAGGCGTCCTGGCGCGACCGGCTGGTGGGACTCGTCCGCGACGGCGTCGCGTGCGGAGAGTTCCGCACCGGGGACCCGATGCTGGCGGCCATCCGGATCCTGGTCGTCCTCGACGGCATCGGCATGCTCGTCAACAGCGCCGACACCGCGGACGACCCGCCCGAGGTGCGGCTCATGCCCGCCACCACCGCGGAGGGCGAACTCGGGCTGCCGCCGGGCACCCTGACCGCCGCCGCCCCGAAGTGA
- a CDS encoding amidohydrolase: MRTSLILLSARLLDPATGAFLPQTALAAADGRITALGDDREIRALADASTTVIDLGGAVVTPGLVDGHVHPVSGAELTHGLDLSGCGDLDQVREALARAVRDLAPGAWLQGWGLDPNVFGERPVGIAPFDAVLDGIPALLLLFDAHSMLASRRALDIAGVDGPRTFDQATAEVVCDADGRPTGLLLEDAACELVERVAPQPTREERRDRLAAALRAMAATGLTGGHVMDANGDSLAFYAELDAAGQLPLRLRVAPWCQPGTGEDGVRALIEQQGTGGALWRTAGVKIFMDGTIDNGTAWLERPDCHGESTHAFWPDPEEYTRVVGMLHRAGVPTATHAIGDAAVRHVLDAVEKAQAGGVRGVRHRIEHIETVPDDTLRRFAGLGVVASMQPTHCCDFTRADHTDNWSRRLGEERAARAWRCRDLHDSGAVVVLGSDWPIAPYPPLGVMAGARHRRPTRDLTRAPHGPEQALTALEALRGMTVNAAYAAGEERVSGRIAVGHRADLTVLADDPLTVPATELAELPVLLTVLDGRPTHRDAAL, from the coding sequence GTGCGCACCTCTCTCATCCTCCTTTCGGCCCGTCTGCTGGACCCGGCCACCGGAGCGTTCCTGCCGCAGACCGCGCTGGCCGCGGCGGACGGACGGATCACCGCTCTCGGCGACGACCGGGAGATCCGCGCGCTCGCGGACGCCTCGACCACGGTGATCGACCTGGGCGGAGCCGTGGTGACGCCCGGACTGGTCGACGGGCACGTCCACCCCGTCTCCGGTGCCGAACTGACCCATGGCCTGGATCTGTCGGGCTGCGGCGACCTGGACCAGGTGCGCGAGGCGCTGGCCCGCGCGGTGCGGGACCTGGCGCCCGGCGCGTGGCTCCAGGGCTGGGGGCTGGACCCCAACGTCTTCGGCGAGCGCCCCGTCGGGATCGCCCCCTTCGACGCCGTACTCGACGGGATACCGGCGCTGTTGCTGCTGTTCGACGCGCACTCCATGCTGGCCAGCCGGCGGGCGCTGGACATCGCCGGGGTGGACGGGCCGCGCACCTTCGACCAGGCCACGGCCGAGGTGGTGTGCGACGCCGACGGCCGGCCCACGGGCCTGCTGCTGGAGGACGCGGCCTGCGAGCTCGTGGAGCGGGTCGCGCCGCAGCCCACCCGGGAGGAGCGCCGCGACCGGCTCGCCGCCGCCCTGCGCGCCATGGCCGCCACGGGCCTGACCGGCGGCCACGTCATGGACGCGAACGGCGACAGCCTCGCCTTCTACGCCGAACTCGACGCGGCCGGTCAGTTGCCGCTGCGGCTGCGGGTCGCGCCCTGGTGCCAGCCCGGCACCGGCGAGGACGGGGTGCGCGCGCTCATCGAGCAGCAGGGGACGGGCGGCGCGCTGTGGCGGACCGCCGGCGTCAAGATCTTCATGGACGGCACCATCGACAACGGCACCGCGTGGCTGGAGCGCCCGGACTGCCACGGCGAGTCCACGCACGCCTTCTGGCCCGACCCCGAGGAGTACACGCGCGTCGTCGGCATGCTCCACCGGGCCGGGGTCCCCACGGCCACCCACGCGATCGGTGACGCCGCCGTACGCCATGTCCTGGACGCCGTGGAGAAGGCGCAGGCCGGCGGGGTGCGCGGGGTGCGGCACCGGATCGAGCACATCGAGACCGTCCCCGACGACACCCTGCGCCGGTTCGCCGGACTCGGTGTCGTCGCCTCCATGCAGCCCACCCACTGCTGCGACTTCACCCGCGCCGACCACACCGACAACTGGTCCCGCCGCCTGGGCGAGGAGCGCGCCGCGCGCGCGTGGCGCTGCCGCGACCTGCACGACTCCGGGGCGGTCGTGGTCCTCGGCTCCGACTGGCCGATCGCGCCCTACCCGCCGCTGGGCGTCATGGCGGGCGCCCGCCACCGCCGTCCGACCCGTGATCTGACCCGGGCGCCGCACGGCCCCGAGCAGGCGCTCACCGCGCTGGAGGCGCTGCGGGGCATGACCGTCAACGCCGCCTACGCGGCGGGCGAGGAGCGGGTGTCCGGCCGGATCGCCGTCGGCCACCGCGCCGATCTGACGGTCCTCGCCGACGACCCGCTCACCGTCCCGGCCACCGAGCTGGCGGAGCTGCCGGTGCTGCTGACCGTCCTCGACGGTCGTCCGACCCACCGCGACGCGGCCCTGTGA
- a CDS encoding SseB family protein, which translates to MDTPANDNTATPAQRALDALAENTEDTTALDTLASSDVLVPVPDDAADEDATNPAIVALPVLEQPGGGQVVPVFTSELEMSELLPFVSRYRLVPLGALAAHWPADDLSLAIDASSDHRLTLTSEGVRTLLARP; encoded by the coding sequence ATGGACACACCCGCGAACGACAACACCGCCACGCCCGCCCAGCGCGCGCTGGACGCACTCGCCGAGAACACCGAGGACACCACGGCGCTGGACACGCTCGCGAGCAGCGACGTGCTCGTGCCCGTCCCCGACGACGCCGCCGACGAGGACGCCACCAACCCGGCGATCGTGGCGCTCCCCGTCCTGGAGCAGCCGGGCGGCGGACAGGTCGTGCCCGTGTTCACCTCGGAGCTGGAGATGTCCGAGCTGCTGCCGTTCGTCTCCCGCTACCGGCTGGTGCCGTTGGGCGCCCTGGCCGCTCACTGGCCCGCCGACGACCTCTCCCTGGCCATCGACGCCAGTTCGGACCACCGGCTCACCCTCACCTCCGAGGGCGTCCGCACCCTGCTGGCCCGCCCATGA